Proteins encoded in a region of the Drosophila gunungcola strain Sukarami chromosome 3L unlocalized genomic scaffold, Dgunungcola_SK_2 000005F, whole genome shotgun sequence genome:
- the LOC128259298 gene encoding LOW QUALITY PROTEIN: uncharacterized protein LOC128259298 (The sequence of the model RefSeq protein was modified relative to this genomic sequence to represent the inferred CDS: inserted 1 base in 1 codon) — protein MSSSPNPIRALSPALHRVAIEELNEVPSRVESDIATLKEWLQRQPHICACLEDQFLLSFLRGSKFSLEKAKQKIDRFYSLQAAIPEVFNEQRLADDAQVLEIIRMGVILRIPLDKEDAGPAVTIIRAGSYDINKFKFQDIIRVGSMFGEIMMLEDDNASVSGYLEIMDMSGVTGANLFALQPQLLSKFSAYADEAMPTRQKGIHFINVPKAIEMGFKSLLGWFPVKIKERISVSSDTEAIFDRVPKHYLPVEYGGTKGTIKDITTEMEVKLSNYSSYFEDCQHFGTNDKLREEPRNLSPEESDFGLDGSFRQLRNPTKMPSIRPLSPELQKIAIEKLNEVPNKLDDDIAALREWIKQQPHLKXRTDDQFLVNFLRGCKFSLERTKVKIDRFYTLRTKFPEFYLGHNVDVDKMLDIFKLGTILMLPRPLNDNGPRLAIIRMASYDPSKYTFQEINRAAGLIQQITLDEDDVAIVNGLISILDLSNVTSGHYLQMTPSFAKKMTVFQEEALPLRPQGIHFINTPNGFETLFNMIKPMMSKKQQGRLYVHGSKWESLYDQIPKKYLPAEYGGENGSIPELIKDWEQRILAYRNYWEEEKNYGTDERLRVGKPVDFESLFGLQGSFRQLNVD, from the exons CGCGCCTTATCGCCTGCTTTGCACAGAGTGGCCATCGAGGAGCTGAATGAGGTGCCCAGTCGAGTTGAGTCCGACATAGCAACTCTCAAAGAATGGCTGCAGAGGCAACCTCACATCTGTGCCTGCCTCGAGGATCAGTTCCTGCTCAGCTTTCTACGTGGATCCAAATTTAGTCTGGAGAAGGCCAAGCAGAAGATAGATCGATTCTATAGCTTACAAGCTGCCATACCTGAGGTTTTCAATGAACAGCGATTGGCTGACGATGCTCAAGTGCTGGAGATTATTAGAATGGG AGTTATCTTGCGCATTCCCCTGGACAAAGAGGATGCTGGACCGGCGGTGACCATTATTCGAGCTGGCTCCTATGACATCAACAAATTCAAGTTCCAGGACATTATACGCGTGGGTTCCATGTTCGGTGAGATCATGATGCTGGAGGATGACAATGCCTCGGTTAGTGGCTACCTGGAGATCATGGACATGAGTGGAGTGACGGGTGCGAATCTGTTTGCCCTCCAGCCCCAACTTCTCAGCAAGTTCTCAGCCTATGCGGATGAGGCAATGCCAACGAGGCAGAAGGGTATCCATTTCATTAATGTGCCCAAGGCAATTGAGATGGGTTTCAAATCCCTGCTTGGATGGTTTCCCGTTAAAATTAAAGAGAGG ATCTCTGTTAGTTCCGATACGGAGGCCATTTTTGATCGTGTTCCCAAACATTATCTACCAGTGGAATATGGAGGCACCAAGGGAACCATTAAGGATATTACTACCGAGATGGAAGTAAAACTTTCTAACTACAGCAGCTATTTTGAGGACTGCCAACATTTCGGAACTAATGACAAATTGCGCGAGGAACCCAGAAATCTAAGCCCGGAAGAGAGTGACTTTGGTCTAGATGGCTCTTTTCGCCAGTTG AGGAACCCAACAAAGATGCCGTCCATCCGTCCACTGAGCCCTGAGCTGCAGAAAATTGCCATCGAGAAGCTGAACGAGGTCCCGAACAAACTTGATGATGATATTGCTGCGCTGAGGGAATGGATCAAGCAGCAGCCTCATCTAA CCCGCACAGATGATCAGTTCTTGGTGAACTTCCTGCGAGGCTGCAAATTCAGTTTGGAACGAACGAAGGTAAAAATCGATCGATTTTACACGCTACGCACCAAGTTTCCCGAGTTCTATTTGGGTCATAATGTTGATGTTGACAAAATGCTGGATATTTTTAAGCTAGG CACAATACTCATGCTGCCACGTCCTCTGAACGATAATGGACCACGTTTGGCTATAATTCGCATGGCCTCGTATGACCCCAGTAAATACACCTTTCAGGAAATAAATCGAGCTGCTGGATTAATACAGCAGATCACTCTCGATGAAGATGATGTGGCTATAGTGAATGGCTTGATATCCATTCTGGACCTGTCCAACGTCACCAGTGGTCACTATCTGCAGATGACACCGTCGTTTGCCAAGAAGATGACCGTGTTCCAGGAGGAGGCTCTGCCACTGCGACCACAAGGCATTCATTTCATCAATACACCCAATGGCTTTGAGACGCTCTTCAATATGATAAAGCCCATGATGTCAAAGAAACAGCAAGGACGA CTCTACGTCCATGGAAGCAAATGGGAATCTCTCTACGATCAAATACCCAAAAAGTACTTGCCTGCTGAATATGGTGGCGAAAACGGTTCAATTCCTGAGCTTATAAAAGATTGGGAGCAGCGCATATTGGCCTATAGGAATTACTGGGAGGAGGAGA